The Streptomyces racemochromogenes DNA segment GGCGATCCAGGAAGTCAAGCGCGCGCTGATCACGCGCCGCTTCTGATCGCTTCCGGCCGAGCCCGGACCCGAGGCCCGCACCCCTTCCGGGGGTGCGGGCCTCGGGCGTGTTCGGGGCGGGCCCCGGAGGGCCGCGGTCCGGACCAATTCCGAAGCGGAGTCCGGAGAACCGGCCTGTGACGACCGCTGTTCCGGGCCCCGATAAAGTCGGACACCGTGACAGATCAGAAGGCGCCCAAGAGCGAGCAGACCCGCACGCTGATCCTCGAAACCGCGCTCCGGCTCTTCCAGGAGCGCGGGTTCGACAAGACGACCATGCGGGGCATCGCCAAGGAGGCGGGGGTCTCGGTCGGCAACGCGTACTACTACTTCGAGTCGAAGGAGCACCTCGTCCAGGGCTTCTACGACCGGATCGGGGCGGCTCACCAGGCGGCGGTGCGGTCGATCCTGGAGCAGGAGACCGATCTCCAGAAGCGGCTCGCCGGAGTGCTGACGAGCTGGCTGGACATCGCGGAGCCCTACCACGAGTTCGCCTCGCAGTTCTTCAAGAACGCGGCGGATCCGGAGAGTCCGCTCAGCCCCTTCTCGGCGGAGTCGGAGCCGGCCCGCAAGGCGGCCATCGACATCCACCGCGAGGTGCTGGCCGGGGCGAAGACGAAGGTGCCGGCCGAACTGGCGGACGTACTGCCGGAGCTGATGTGGCTTTCGCAGATGGGCCTGGTCCTGTACTGGGTCTTCGACCGCTCGCCCGGCAGCGAGAAGACGCGCCGGCTCGCCGAGCGCGGTGCGCAGCTGACCACGCGGGGCATCGTGCTGGCCCGGTTCCGGGTACTGCGGCCGCTGGTGCGCGAGTTGCACGAGCTGTTCGCGGACTTCCTTCCGGGGATGGCCCAGACGGCGGCGGCGCGCGGCGGCAAGCGCGCCTCGGACCCCCACCCCGGCGAGGGGTGAGGGCCCGGGAACCGGGACCGGGGGCTGCTCAGCCCAGGACCAGCAGGGTGGCCACGGCCGGGCCGAAGGCGCCGCCGAGCTGGTAGCAGAGGGTGAACAGGCCGATGGCGCTGGGCCGGTGGGCCTCGTCGGGGGCGGCGGCGACGGCGTGGGTCGACAGGACCGCGTTCGCGGCGCTGGCGGTGAACACGCCCACCCCGGTGGCGACGACCAGCAGCGGGCCGGAGTCGGCGAAGACCCCGAGGAGCGCGGCGGCGGCGCCGGCCGTGACCAGGACCGTACGGACGGCCGCGCGGCCCGTCCGGGCCGAGGCGGCGGCGAGCAGCCAGGACAGGGCGGCCCCGGCCAGCAGGGCGAAGAGCTGCCCGGTGCCCGCGGAGGCCGCGTCCCAGCCGGCCCGGTCGGCGAGCAGCCGGGGCGCCGAGAAGAGCAGGGTGAAGTAGGAGGTCGACAGCACCAGCGCGAGCAGTGCCGAGACCACGAACACGGGCCGGCGCAGCAGCGCGGCGGGCACGAACCCGTCGGGGCGGCGGCGTACGTGCAGGACGAGCAGCACGGCGGCGACGAGGGCGCCGGCGACGGCGGCGAGGGGCTGGGTCGGCAGCAGCACCAGGGCGGTGGCGAGAGCGGTCAACAGGGCGGCGCCGCGCCCGTCGAAGCGGCCCGCGGGGACCGGGGCCGGCCCGCGTCCGGCGTGCCGCAGCACCGCGGGCACCGCCAGCAGGGCGGCGGCCTGGACGGCGAGGGCGAGCCGCCAGGAGGCGCCGTCCGCGAGGGTCCGGCCGAGCAGGGGTCCGGCCGCGCCGAGCATGCCGAAGCCGGCGCTGATGACGCCCATCCGGCGGGCGGTCCCGGCGAGGCTCATCGCCGCGGCCACGAGCCCGGCGCCGCCGGCGGCCTGGGCGCAGCGGCCGAGGAGGGTGAGCGGGAGCCAGGGGGAGGCGGCGACCAGCAGGGTGCCGCCCGTCACGAGGGCGGCGGCCAGGCGGAGCACCGCGGCCAGGCCCCGGCGGCGCAGGAGTCCGGCCATCAGGGGGGTGCCGGTGGCCATGGCCCAGCCGAAGGCGGTGAGCAGCCAGGCGGCGGTGGCGTCGGCGACGCCGAGCGCGCGGGCCATGTCCGGGAGGATCAGTACCGGCGCGTTGGCTCCGGCGGCGATGGGGGTGGCCAGCAGGGCGAGCCAGAAGACCGGGACGGGCGCCCGGGTGGCGGCGGCTGGTGCCCGGTTCCTGCCGGTGGTGGCGGTGACCGTCATGGGTGACCCACTCCCCTTCACATCTCAACCTTGACAATCTCAACGTTGAGATAAAAACAGAGAGACTGCCTCAACGTCAAGTGTCTTAACGTTGAGCTATTCTTGGGGCATGGAAAAGGACGGCAACGACCAGGACATGGTGGCCTCGCTCGTCGGCCAGTGGCAGAAGGAGCGCCCCGACCTCACGGAGGCGCTGTGGCCCGTCGAGGTGCTGGCCCGGATCCAGCGCGTGAACCGGCTCATCGACAAGTACCTCAAGGCCTTCACCGCCGAACACGGCCTGGAAGTGGGCGAGTTCGACGTACTGTCCACCCTGCGCCGGTCGGGTCCGCCGTACGCGCTGACCGCCGGCGCGCTGATCCCCGCCGCCATGGTGACCTCGGGCGCGATCACCAACCGGATCGACCGGCTGGAGGCCAAGGGCCTGGTCGAGCGGGTCCGCGACGGGGCCGACCGCCGCTCGGTGCGCATCCGGCTCACCGACGCGGGCCGCACCCTGATCGACACGGTCATCGAGGCGCACCTGCGGCACTACGCGAGCCTGCTGGCCCCCCTGGACCGCGACACCTGCGAAGCGCTGGCCGGCTCCCTGGGCGCCCTGCTGCTGGCGCACGGGGACACCCTCGCGCCACCCGCAGCCGGTTGAGCCCATCCCGAGGGCGCCGGGCCCCCGCCCCCGTCGGAGCGCGGTCGGGAGCCCGGTCGGCGACGGGTCAGGCCTGGTACGAGGCGAGTTCGACGACGGTGATGTCGGAGGGCGCCCCGACCCGGACGGGCGGCCCCCACGCACCCGCCCCGCGGGACACGTACAGCTGGGTGTCGCCGTAGCGCTCCAGGCCCGCGACGGTCGGGTTCGCCAGCTCGGCGAGGTACTCGCCGGGCCACAGCTGGCCGCCGTGGGTGTGCCCGGAGAGCTGGAGGTCCACCCCGTGGCGGACGGCCTCGTCGATCACGATCGGCTGGTGGGCGAGGAGCACGGAGGCCCGGGCGCGGTCGCGGTCGCCGAGGGCCGCCCGGAAGTCGGGCCCCTTGCCCTCCTTCTCCCCCTGGACGTCGTTGACCCCGGCGAGGTCGAAGTGGGGCAGCTCGCGGCGGGCGTTCTCCAGGGGGGTGAGGCCGAGTTCGCGGACGTGGTCCACCCACTGCTGGGCGCCGGAGAAGTACTCGTGGTTGCCGGTGACGAAGAAGCTGCCGAGGCGGGCACGGAGCTCGCGCAGCGGCTCGGCGGCGGGCCCGAGGTCGCCGACGTCGCCGTCCACGAGGTCGCCCACGATGGCGATGAGGTCGGGCTGGGTGCGGTTGACGGTGTCGACGATGCGGCGGGTGTGGGCGCGGCCGAGCACCGGGCCGAGGTGGACGTCGCTGACCACGGCGATCCGGAACCCGTGCGCGGCGCGGGGCAGCCGGGCGAGGGGCACCTGCACGCGCTTCACGCGGGGGCCGCGGAGCACGCCGTAGGTCCCGTTGCCGACGACCCCCGCGGCGGCGGCGACCGCCGCCCCACCGAGCACCCGCGCCACGAACACCCGCCGCCCGACCCCGGCGGGGGGCTCGGTGGCGGTGGGTTCCTGCGGGACCGCTCCCCCGCCCGGCCCTTCCCGCACCAGGGACTCCGCCCCGCCCGGCTCCACCGGGGGCCGGGGCTGCGCCCCCGGAGCGGCGGGCTCCAGCTCAAGCCCCTCCGACGGCCGGGGAGCCGGGGGCGCGGGCAGCCTGCGGAGCCACAGGCGGCGGACCGGCTCCGCCACGGCCATCGCCATCGCGAGGTACAGCAGCACGGCCAGCCACATGTACCCCGGCCACGCCACCAGCCGCTCCAGCCAGAACGGCGCGCCCGCCCGGCCCGCCGTCAGAGCGGCCAGCGCGAGCAGCGGCAGGGCGAAGGCCAGCACCGTGCCCGCCCTCCGCGCCGCCCCGCCCGCACGGGTCGTGTCGCGGACCAGCCGGACCCACAGCCACCGGTGGACCAACCCAAGGAGCGCCAGGACCGCGACCACCGCCACAATCACCACAAACACGGTCATCGTGATTCCCGTCGCAGGGCCAGGACACCGCGCAACCCGATCACACCAACGGCGGTCCCCAGGAGGAAAGACGTGACCGCCAGGAGGAGGTGGACCCAGAAGTAGGCCGTGGGCTCACCGTCATCGAATGCCAGACCGCTGGCGTCATTGAAGAGGTTCTTGACGAACGTGGACCAGATCACCCAGGACCAAGCTCCGAACGCTGCGAGGAACCAGGACGCGGTGCGGCTGAGTTTCATGTCCCCAGTATCGGATTCGTCCCCAGGACGGACGCGCCGGGGTGGGCCGTACCGGGGGTGGTTGAGCCCCGTTGGCCGGTCCCGGACGCCAGTCAGTCCATCGGGATGTACGTTCACCTGCGTGTCTGCCAAGAAGACCGCGCTGACGGTCCTTTCCGCCGCGCTGCTGGCTCCAGCCGTGCTCATGGCGTCCGGGAGCGCGTCCGTACACGCCGCGCCCACGCCGCCCCCGGCGGCCGACGGGAAGGGGCAGCCCCCGAAGGCACCGGACGCCCTCGCGCCGCCCCCCTCCATGTCCACCGTCGGCGGCGCCCGCCTCGGCCAGCCCGGGACGCAGGTCAACCCGATGCCCGGCGCGCCCGCCCTGCCCGCCAACCTCAGCGGAAGGTCCTGGATCGTCGCGGACGCCGAGACCGGCGAGGTGCTCGCCGCGCACAACGCCCACTGGCGGCTGCCCCCGGCCTCCACCATGAAGATGCTCTTCGCCGACACGGTCCTGCCGGGCCTCCCCAAGGACCAGGTGCACCACGTCACCGACCAGGACATGGACGGCGTCGGCCCCGGCAGCAGCCTGGTGGGGGTCAAGGAGGACCACGACTACTCCGTCCACGACCTGTGGCTCGGCGTGTTCCTGCGCTCCGGGAACGACGCGGTGCACGTCCTGTCGGCCATGAACGGCGGCATCGACAAGACCGTCAAGGACATGCAGGCCCACGCCGAGGAGCTCCAGGCCCTGGACACCCATGTCGTGTCCCCGGACGGCTACGACGCCCCCGAGCAGGTGTCGAGCGCGTACGACCTCACCCTCATCGCCCGCTCCGGGCTGCAGAAGCAGGACTTCCGCGAGTACTGCGGCACGGCGGAGGCGAAGTTCCCCGGCCGACAGGAGGCGGGCAGGCCGCGCGAGTACTTCGAGATCCAGAACACCAACCGGCTGATGACCGGCGCCGGCGGCATCACCCCGTACAAGGGCATCGCCGGGGTGAAGAACGGCAACACCACCATGGCCGGCTCCACCTTCACCGGCGCCGCCCAGCGGGGCGACAAGAAGCTGCTGGTGACCGTGATGAACCCGGACAACGGCGGGATCAACGAGGTCTACGAGGAGACGGCCGCGCTCTTCGACTGGGGCTTCGCCGCGGCCGGCAAGGTCAAGCCGGTGGGCGAGCTGGTGCCCCCGAAGAGCGCGGACGCCACCCCGCTCGGCTCGCCCGCCACCACGCACGAGAAGGGCGGCCCCGCGGCGGGCGCCGAAGGCTCCGGCGGCGGCGGGCTCGGCACCGCCCTCGGCATCACGGGCGGGGCGCTGGTGCTCCTGGCCGGCGGGGCCTTCGTGGTCAACCGCCGCTGGCCGCACGGCCGCCGCGGCCCGGGGGGCGGCACCGACGCCTAGGCGGCCTGCTGCTCCTGCTTCTCGTCCCGCGGCTCCTCGTCGTCGCGGGTCGCCGTCCAGGCCGCGCAGAAGAGCAGCAGCTTCGCCGTGAAGTTGATCCACAGCAGCAGGGCGATCGGCACGCCGAAGGCCCCGTACATGCTCTTGGCCGCGACCTCCCGCATGTAGCCGCTGAGCAGCAGCTTCAGCAGTTCGAAGCCCGCCGCGCCGATGAGGGCCGCCTGGACCAGGCGGCCGCGCGGCGGCTCGACCCCGGGCAGCAGGGTCAGCAGGTAGAGCAGCAGCAGGAAGGCCGCCACCACGCCGACGCCGAAGGCCGCGCCGCGCAGCAGCGCCCCGCCCGCGCCCTCGCGCGGGATGCCCAGGAGCTCGGCGGACTTGCCGACCGCGCTGGCCCCGACGACCGAGGCGGCGGCCGAGGCGAGGGCCGCGCCGCCGAGGCCGAGGAGGACCAGGCCGTCCTTGCCCTTGCGCAGGACCGGGTTGCCCTCGTCCTCGTCGTCCTTCTCCCAGACGGCGCGCAGGCAGTCGCGCATCGATCCGATCCAGCCGATGCCGGTGAAGAGGAGGAGGGCGCCGGCGACGAGGCCGACGGTGCCGGCGTTGGCGACGAGCCCTTCCAGGTTGAGCTGGTCGGAGATGCCGGGGACCTGTTCGGCGAGGCTCTTCTGGAGCTGGTCCAGCTGTTCCTGGCTGAGCAGGGCGGCGCCGACCGCGGCGGCGACGGTGATCAGCGGGAAGAGCGCGAGGAAGCTGATGAAGGTGATCGCGGCGGCCAGCCGGGTCCAGTGCACGCGGTCGAGGCGCTCGTAGGAACGCCAGGCGTGGGTGCGCATGACGGCGGAGGCCGCCGGGCCGACCACCGGGAGTTTCTTCAGCCAGTCCATGGGGGCCACCGTAAATGAGCTGAGTGAAATAGCAGGGATTGCCGGTTTTGGGCGCTACGGTCGTCGATTGTGACTTTTCGCCCTACGGATCGTCCCCCGACCAGCCCGTTCCATGCGCTGCTCCTGCGGAGTTTCCGCTTCCACGCGCACCGGGCCGCCCAGCGGCTCCTGCGTCAGGGGCGCGGCACGGCCGCGTCGCCCCGTGGAGCGGGCTGCGCGGGAACGCCGACGGCCCCGGTGCCGAAGGGGTACTCGCGCAGCTTGCGCCAGACCCCGTCCGAGCCCTGCTCGTAGAGCGCGAAGCCCTCGCACCGCCAGCCGGCCCGGTAGTCGGCGAGCTCGCCGAAGGCCCGGTCCATCGCCTCCTCGGAGATCCCGTGGGCGACCGTGACGTGCGGGTGGTACGGGAAGGCCAGCTCGCGGGCGAGCGGCCCCTGGGGGTCGCGGACCTCCGCCTGGAGGCGGGTGCAGCCCGGGGCGCCCTCGGCGAGCCGGACGAAGACGACCGGCGAGAGGGGGCGGAAGGTCCCCGTCCCCTCCAGCCGCATCGGGAAGGCCTCGAAGGCCCGCGCGACCTCGGTCAGGTGGGCGCGGATCGCGGGCAGCCGGTCCGTCTCCACCTCGGTGGGCGGTACGAGGGTGATGTGCGTGGGGATGCCGTGCGCGGCGGCGTCCCCGAAGCCGGCGCGCAGCTCCTGGAGCTGGCTGCCGTACGGCTCCGGGACCGCGATCGAAACGCCGAGCGTTACGGTCCCCACGTGTGTCTCCTTGGTGTGTGTACGAGGTGCTGCCGCTCAGTGTGGCGGCAGCACCCCCTTTGCCGCCAGGGGCCCGAAGTCCGTCAGTGCTTGGCGGGCAGGAAACCGAGGTGGTCGTAGGCCTGCGCGAGGGTCTCGGCGGCGACCGCCCGGGCCTTCTCCGCACCCTTGGCCAGCAGGGAGTCCAGGGTCTCCGGGTCGTCCAGGAACTCCTGGGTGCGCTGCCGGAAGGGTGTGACGAAATCGACCATCACGCCGGCGAGGTCGGTCTTGAGCGCACCGTAACCCTTGCCCTCGTACGAGGCCTCCAGGGCGGGGACGGACTCGCCCGTGAGGGTGGACAGGATGGTGAGCAGGTTGCTGACGCCCGGCTTGTTCTCGGTGTCGAACCGGATCACGGTGTCCGTGTCGGTGACCGCGCTCTTGATCTTCTTCTCGGTGACCTTGGGCTCGTCGAGGAGGTTGATCAGACCCTTGGGGGACGACGCGGACTTCGACATCTTGATCGCCGGGTCCTGGAGGTCGTAGATCTTCGCGACCTCCTTGACGATGTGCGCGGCGGGGAGGGTGAAGGTCCGGCCGAAGCGCTGGTTGAAGCGCTCGGCCAGGTCGCGGGTCAGCTCGATGTGCTGGCGCTGGTCCTCGCCGACCGGGACGGCGTTCGCCTGGTAGAGGAGGATGTCGGCGACCTGGAGGATCGGGTACGTGAACAGGCCGACGCTGGCGCTGTTGACCCCGCCCTTGGCGGACTTGTCCTTGAACTGGGTCATCCGGCTGGCCTCGCCGAAGCCGGTGATGCAGTTCATGACCCAGCCGAGCTGCGCGTGCTCCGGGACGTGGCTCTGGATGAAGAGCGTGCACCGCTCGGGGTCCAGGCCGGCCGCGAGGAGCTGCGCGGCGGACAGGCGGGTGTTCGCGCGGAGGTCCTTCGGATCCTGCGGCATGGTGATCGCGTGGAGGTCGACGACCATGTAGAAGGCGTCGTGCGTCTCCTGGAGGGCGACGTACTGGCGGATCGCTCCGAGGTAGTTCCCGAGGTGGAACGAGCCGGAGGTGGGCTGGATGCCGGAGAGCGCGCGAGGACGGTCAGAAGCCATGCCCCCATTCTTCCACCTGCGCGGGCCGCCTCCGTGCGGCGGGCCGGTGCCGTGGGCCTGGGCGATGGGCCGGGTGCGGGTGCGTTGCCGCTGCGCGGGGCCGGTTCCCCTACCCGCCCTTCGCCCGTTCCCCGGGGCTGCGCCCCGGACCCCCTGGGGGCTCCGCCCCCAGACCCCCGCGCCTCAAACGCCGGCGGGGCTGGATTCTCCAGCCCGCGCGACGTTTGAGCGCACCGGGCGCGGAGCCCCGGTGGCCCCGCCCCGCACCCGCCGGACGGACTCCGGCGCAGCGGCGCGAAGCCGGGGAGGCCCGCCAGGGCCGAGCCGTGCGAGCGGCGCGTCAAAGATCAGAGCGGGAGCCCCGGGGCCGGGAAGGCGGCCATGAGGTCCGCGACCTCGGAGCGGATCGCGGCGAGGGCCGGCTCGTCGGCCTTGGCGGCGGCGTCCACCGCGCGGGAGATCCAGTCCGCCACCACCGGCATGTGG contains these protein-coding regions:
- a CDS encoding MarR family transcriptional regulator, which gives rise to MEKDGNDQDMVASLVGQWQKERPDLTEALWPVEVLARIQRVNRLIDKYLKAFTAEHGLEVGEFDVLSTLRRSGPPYALTAGALIPAAMVTSGAITNRIDRLEAKGLVERVRDGADRRSVRIRLTDAGRTLIDTVIEAHLRHYASLLAPLDRDTCEALAGSLGALLLAHGDTLAPPAAG
- a CDS encoding MFS transporter; translated protein: MTVTATTGRNRAPAAATRAPVPVFWLALLATPIAAGANAPVLILPDMARALGVADATAAWLLTAFGWAMATGTPLMAGLLRRRGLAAVLRLAAALVTGGTLLVAASPWLPLTLLGRCAQAAGGAGLVAAAMSLAGTARRMGVISAGFGMLGAAGPLLGRTLADGASWRLALAVQAAALLAVPAVLRHAGRGPAPVPAGRFDGRGAALLTALATALVLLPTQPLAAVAGALVAAVLLVLHVRRRPDGFVPAALLRRPVFVVSALLALVLSTSYFTLLFSAPRLLADRAGWDAASAGTGQLFALLAGAALSWLLAAASARTGRAAVRTVLVTAGAAAALLGVFADSGPLLVVATGVGVFTASAANAVLSTHAVAAAPDEAHRPSAIGLFTLCYQLGGAFGPAVATLLVLG
- a CDS encoding metallophosphoesterase; protein product: MTVFVVIVAVVAVLALLGLVHRWLWVRLVRDTTRAGGAARRAGTVLAFALPLLALAALTAGRAGAPFWLERLVAWPGYMWLAVLLYLAMAMAVAEPVRRLWLRRLPAPPAPRPSEGLELEPAAPGAQPRPPVEPGGAESLVREGPGGGAVPQEPTATEPPAGVGRRVFVARVLGGAAVAAAAGVVGNGTYGVLRGPRVKRVQVPLARLPRAAHGFRIAVVSDVHLGPVLGRAHTRRIVDTVNRTQPDLIAIVGDLVDGDVGDLGPAAEPLRELRARLGSFFVTGNHEYFSGAQQWVDHVRELGLTPLENARRELPHFDLAGVNDVQGEKEGKGPDFRAALGDRDRARASVLLAHQPIVIDEAVRHGVDLQLSGHTHGGQLWPGEYLAELANPTVAGLERYGDTQLYVSRGAGAWGPPVRVGAPSDITVVELASYQA
- a CDS encoding SCO4848 family membrane protein, giving the protein MKLSRTASWFLAAFGAWSWVIWSTFVKNLFNDASGLAFDDGEPTAYFWVHLLLAVTSFLLGTAVGVIGLRGVLALRRESR
- a CDS encoding 2'-5' RNA ligase family protein; protein product: MGTVTLGVSIAVPEPYGSQLQELRAGFGDAAAHGIPTHITLVPPTEVETDRLPAIRAHLTEVARAFEAFPMRLEGTGTFRPLSPVVFVRLAEGAPGCTRLQAEVRDPQGPLARELAFPYHPHVTVAHGISEEAMDRAFGELADYRAGWRCEGFALYEQGSDGVWRKLREYPFGTGAVGVPAQPAPRGDAAVPRP
- a CDS encoding TetR/AcrR family transcriptional regulator → MTDQKAPKSEQTRTLILETALRLFQERGFDKTTMRGIAKEAGVSVGNAYYYFESKEHLVQGFYDRIGAAHQAAVRSILEQETDLQKRLAGVLTSWLDIAEPYHEFASQFFKNAADPESPLSPFSAESEPARKAAIDIHREVLAGAKTKVPAELADVLPELMWLSQMGLVLYWVFDRSPGSEKTRRLAERGAQLTTRGIVLARFRVLRPLVRELHELFADFLPGMAQTAAARGGKRASDPHPGEG
- a CDS encoding D-alanyl-D-alanine carboxypeptidase, with protein sequence MSAKKTALTVLSAALLAPAVLMASGSASVHAAPTPPPAADGKGQPPKAPDALAPPPSMSTVGGARLGQPGTQVNPMPGAPALPANLSGRSWIVADAETGEVLAAHNAHWRLPPASTMKMLFADTVLPGLPKDQVHHVTDQDMDGVGPGSSLVGVKEDHDYSVHDLWLGVFLRSGNDAVHVLSAMNGGIDKTVKDMQAHAEELQALDTHVVSPDGYDAPEQVSSAYDLTLIARSGLQKQDFREYCGTAEAKFPGRQEAGRPREYFEIQNTNRLMTGAGGITPYKGIAGVKNGNTTMAGSTFTGAAQRGDKKLLVTVMNPDNGGINEVYEETAALFDWGFAAAGKVKPVGELVPPKSADATPLGSPATTHEKGGPAAGAEGSGGGGLGTALGITGGALVLLAGGAFVVNRRWPHGRRGPGGGTDA
- a CDS encoding YihY/virulence factor BrkB family protein, which encodes MDWLKKLPVVGPAASAVMRTHAWRSYERLDRVHWTRLAAAITFISFLALFPLITVAAAVGAALLSQEQLDQLQKSLAEQVPGISDQLNLEGLVANAGTVGLVAGALLLFTGIGWIGSMRDCLRAVWEKDDEDEGNPVLRKGKDGLVLLGLGGAALASAAASVVGASAVGKSAELLGIPREGAGGALLRGAAFGVGVVAAFLLLLYLLTLLPGVEPPRGRLVQAALIGAAGFELLKLLLSGYMREVAAKSMYGAFGVPIALLLWINFTAKLLLFCAAWTATRDDEEPRDEKQEQQAA
- the trpS gene encoding tryptophan--tRNA ligase — protein: MASDRPRALSGIQPTSGSFHLGNYLGAIRQYVALQETHDAFYMVVDLHAITMPQDPKDLRANTRLSAAQLLAAGLDPERCTLFIQSHVPEHAQLGWVMNCITGFGEASRMTQFKDKSAKGGVNSASVGLFTYPILQVADILLYQANAVPVGEDQRQHIELTRDLAERFNQRFGRTFTLPAAHIVKEVAKIYDLQDPAIKMSKSASSPKGLINLLDEPKVTEKKIKSAVTDTDTVIRFDTENKPGVSNLLTILSTLTGESVPALEASYEGKGYGALKTDLAGVMVDFVTPFRQRTQEFLDDPETLDSLLAKGAEKARAVAAETLAQAYDHLGFLPAKH